A single genomic interval of Anopheles marshallii chromosome 2, idAnoMarsDA_429_01, whole genome shotgun sequence harbors:
- the LOC128710340 gene encoding toll-like receptor Tollo: MEFLKIVVLLVALATVTVARSSLMNRMDVAPRGCKWQRVLDETGEEEAPATVTTVLSCKLKTIGGTDTLMRNLSSYQIERINSLRLECSDILFFESSLEANQHSGAFLGSLRRLRDLKIEYCKIKYVPSMVLATLRDLRSLSLRTHNTDWSAMNLEFHPESFRGLTELKRLDLADNNIWNLPTDVFCPLFSLRHLNLTRNRLTDVSQLGFSDWGNGPTAPGKACNTGLEVLDLSHNDLLALPDNGLSSLRSLSVLMLQDNLLTALADRSFVGLGSLKVLNMSSNKLVALPPETFQSTRELRQIYLQNNSLSVLAPGMLEGLDRLEILDLSYNELTSEWVKRNTFAGMKRLVVLEIAHNALTKIDRHVFRELYSLQILNLEANQIESIADNAFSDLKNLVALTLSHNRLKRIEQHHFSELYVLNQLYIESNMIESMHGRALENLTNLNDLNLNDNRLTEIPEGLGKLRFLKSLDLGKNRITAVSNASFEGLEQLLGLRLVENRITNISRDAFVTLSSLHVLNLASNQIRHIDQSAFSSNPTIRAIRLDNNDLEDISGVFTSLPALVFLNVSDNQIRLFDYSHFPVSLEWLDMHQNNITELGNYYDLNNLQIKMLDVSFNRLTSVDAKCIPDSIETLFLNNNALEEVAAGTFLSKRSLEKVVLYGNYLRKLEIGALALTRVADDREVPAFYLGDNPIHCDCTMEWLQGINKLAHLRQHPRVMDLDTVLCTMEHERGASIRPLMDLRPHDFLCRYETHCFATCHCCEFDACDCKMTCPDRCSCYHDHTWKANIVDCGSADYTEVPEHIPMDASTIYLDGNELRQLASHQFIGKKKLEVLYLNGSNIRDVHNRTFNGIPSLRVLHLENNYINELRGFEFDQLTNLNELYLDHNTIAFVGERTFESLRFLEVVSLSDNRISEFRPWQAFAAASETGSLARVSLDGNRWRCDCESLRRLQRWVRGVTGNFDLQRMICADGRVVADAVASCDSRQPGTFGADVGAGEVDGEGPPAVHRTVLLGHGLIGGGYVPLLAAILVAIIGTALIVALACVFRQDVRLWAHARYGVRLVKDPIIVGAGRKEADSDRLYDCYLVHSVHDSDFVGRLLGAELQLHGYSVCLHHRDVHPGAFLADSLQGAADAARKLLLVVSMNFLQTEWSQPQFRVALQSVIESIRPAHRRHKIVLVLTAPVEIVAMDPIMHLLIRTCTVACWGERKFWDKLRYALPDVPKDRVPTKLGDITRSPANLRYTPAPTSLEQWCKISPSEGGTGVVVPPGGPVPVPVAIPQSTPSQSTCNTEDESSSSASSQHYEAPMSQHYNMSRSSASLGHVYSTIPETPQMGRNGRAYFV; this comes from the coding sequence ATGGAGTTCCTGAAGATAGTGGTGTTGTTGGTGGCGTTGGCCACCGTGACTGTTGCGCGGTCCAGTTTGATGAACCGCATGGATGTGGCCCCGCGTGGCTGCAAGTGGCAACGAGTGTTGGACGAAACGGGCGAAGAGGAAGCACCGGCCACGGTAACGACGGTGCTGTCCTGCAAGCTGAAGACGATCGGCGGTACGGACACGTTGATGCGCAACCTGTCCTCGTACCAGATCGAACGCATCAACTCGTTGCGGCTGGAGTGCagtgacattttgtttttcgaaagTTCCCTCGAGGCAAACCAGCATTCCGGTGCGTTTCTGGGATCGCTGCGACGACTCCGGGACCTGAAGATCGAGTACTGCAAGATCAAGTACGTGCCTTCGATGGTGTTGGCGACACTGCGTGACCTCCGGTCGCTATCGCTCCGCACGCACAACACCGACTGGTCGGCGATGAATCTGGAGTTCCATCCGGAAAGCTTCCGGGGGCTGACGGAACTAAAGCGGCTCGACCTTGCCGACAACAACATCTGGAACCTGCCGACGGACGTGTTCTGTCCGCTGTTCTCCCTGCGCCATCTCAACCTAACCCGCAACCGGCTAACGGATGTGTCCCAGCTGGGTTTCTCCGACTGGGGCAACGGTCCAACGGCGCCGGGTAAGGCGTGCAACACCGGGCTGGAGGTGTTGGATCTGTCGCACAACGATCTGCTTGCCCTGCCGGACAATGGTCTGTCCTCGCTCCGGTCGCTCAGTGTGCTTATGCTGCAGGACAACCTGCTGACGGCCCTGGCCGACCGTTCGTTTGTCGGGCTCGGTTCGCTGAAGGTGCTCAACATGTCCAGCAACAAGCTCGTGGCGTTACCGCCCGAGACATTCCAGTCAACGCGCGAGCTGCGGCAGATCTATCTCCAGAACAACTCCCTGTCGGTGTTAGCGCCGGGAATGCTCGAGGGTCTCGATCGGCTAGAGATCCTGGATCTGTCCTACAACGAGCTAACGTCCGAGTGGGTGAAGCGCAACACGTTTGCCGGCATGAAGCGACTTGTCGTGCTGGAGATTGCCCACAACGCGCTCACCAAGATCGACCGGCACGTATTTCGGGAGCTGTACAGTCTGCAGATTCTTAACCTGGAAGCGAATCAGATCGAATCGATTGCCGACAATGCGTTCAGCGATCTGAAGAACCTGGTCGCGCTGACGCTCTCCCACAACCGGTTGAAACGCATCGAGCAGCACCACTTCTCGGAGCTGTACGTGCTGAACCAGCTGTACATTGAATCGAACATGATCGAATCGATGCATGGTCGTGCGCTCGAGAACCTTACCAATCTGAACGACCTGAACCTCAACGATAACCGGCTGACGGAAATCCCCGAAGGGTTGGGCAAGCTGCGTTTCCTGAAGTCACTCGACCTCGGCAAGAACCGCATCACCGCGGTCAGCAATGCGTCGTTCGAGGGACTGGAGCAACTGCTTGGTTTACGGCTGGTGGAAAACCGCATCACGAACATCTCGCGCGATGCCTTCGTTACGTTGTCCTCCCTGCACGTCCTGAATCTCGCCTCGAACCAAATCCGTCACATCGACCAGTCGGCGTTCAGTTCGAACCCGACGATCAGAGCCATCCGTTTGGACAACAACGATCTGGAAGATATTAGCGGTGTCTTCACGTCCCTGCCGGCCCTCGTGTTCCTCAACGTTTCCGACAACCAGATCCGTCTGTTTGACTATTCCCATTTCCCGGTTTCGCTCGAGTGGCTCGATATGCACCAGAACAACATAACGGAGCTGGGCAACTATTACGACCTGAACAACCTGCAGATTAAGATGCTGGATGTGTCCTTCAATCGGTTAACGTCGGTCGACGCCAAATGCATTCCCGACAGCATCGAAACCCTGTTTCTCAACAACAACGCACTGGAAGAGGTTGCGGCCGGTACGTTCCTCTCCAAACGCTCCCTGGAGAAGGTGGTCCTGTACGGCAACTACCTGCGAAAGCTGGAAATCGGTGCACTAGCGCTGACGCGCGTTGCCGACGACCGTGAGGTGCCCGCCTTCTACCTGGGCGATAATCCAATCCACTGTGACTGCACGATGGAGTGGCTGCAGGGCATCAACAAGCTGGCCCATCTGCGGCAACATCCGCGCGTTATGGACCTGGACACGGTGCTCTGCACGATGGAGCACGAACGCGGGGCAAGCATCCGGCCGCTGATGGATCTCCGGCCGCACGATTTCCTCTGCCGGTACGAGACGCACTGCTTCGCCACTTGCCACTGTTGCGAGTTTGACGCGTGCGACTGCAAGATGACGTGCCCGGACCGGTGCAGCTGTTACCACGACCACACGTGGAAGGCAAACATTGTGGACTGTGGCAGTGCCGACTACACGGAGGTGCCGGAACATATCCCGATGGATGCGTCCACCATCTATCTGGATGGGAATGAACTGCGCCAGCTTGCCAGCCATCAGTTCATTGGCAAGAAAAAGCTGGAGGTGCTGTATCTGAACGGGAGCAACATTCGCGACGTGCACAATCGCACCTTCAACGGTATCCCGAGCCTGCGGGTGCTGCATCTCGAGAACAACTACATCAACGAGCTGCGCGGGTTCGAGTTCGATCAGCTGACCAACCTGAACGAGCTGTACCTCGACCACAACACGATCGCCTTTGTCGGCGAGCGAACGTTCGAAAGTTTGCGGTTCCTGGAGGTGGTCAGCCTGAGCGATAACCGCATCAGTGAGTTCCGGCCGTGGCAGGCGTTTGCGGCGGCTAGCGAGACCGGTTCGCTCGCCCGCGTGTCGCTGGACGGCAATCGGTGGCGCTGTGACTGTGAATCTCTGCGCCGGCTGCAGCGTTGGGTGCGTGGCGTCACCGGGAACTTCGATCTGCAGCGCATGATCTGTGCGGATGGTCGCGTTGTGGCGGACGCCGTTGCGTCCTGCGATAGTCGGCAGCCCGGTACGTTCGGTGCGGATGTTGGAGCCGGTGAGGTGGACGGTGAAGGTCCACCAGCCGTCCATCGGACGGTGCTGCTCGGCCATGGACTGATCGGTGGCGGTTATGTGCCACTGTTGGCTGCCATTCTCGTTGCCATCATCGGAACGGCGCTCATCGTGGCGTTGGCGTGCGTCTTCCGACAGGATGTACGACTCTGGGCTCACGCACGGTACGGTGTGCGGTTAGTGAAGGACCCaattattgtcggtgctggaCGCAAGGAGGCGGACTCGGACCGTCTGTACGACTGCTATCTGGTACACAGTGTGCACGACAGTGACTTTGTCGGGCGACTGCTCGGTGCTGAGCTGCAGCTGCACGGATATTCCGTGTGTCTTCATCATCGGGACGTACATCCGGGTGCGTTCCTTGCCGACTCGCTGCAAGGTGCGGCAGATGCCGCCCGCAAACTCCTGCTGGTCGTCTCGATGAACTTCCTGCAGACCGAGTGGTCACAGCCGCAGTTCCGCGTGGCGCTCCAGTCCGTCATTGAGAGCATTCGGCCGGCGCATCGGCGTCACAAGATCGTGCTGGTGCTTACCGCACCGGTCGAGATTGTGGCGATGGATCCCATCATGCATCTGCTGATCCGCACGTGTACCGTGGCTTGCTGGGGTGAGCGAAAGTTCTGGGACAAGCTGAGGTACGCGTTGCCGGACGTGCCGAAAGACCGCGTACCTACCAAGCTCGGTGACATCACCCGGAGTCCGGCGAATCTGCGCTACACACCCGCCCCGACATCGCTCGAGCAGTGGTGCAAGATCAGCCCGAGCGAGGGTGGAACGGGCGTCGTAGTACCGCCCGGTGGGCCCGTCCCGGTACCGGTGGCCATCCCGCAGAGTACGCCCTCGCAGAGCACCTGCAACACGGAGGACGAATCGTCGTCGTCCGCATCCTCGCAACACTACGAGGCTCCGATGAGTCAGCACTACAACATGAGCCGATCCAGTGCCTCACTTGGTCACGTGTACTCCACGATACCGGAGACGCCCCAGATGGGGCGCAACGGAAGAGCTTATTTCGTgtaa